Proteins encoded by one window of Bos javanicus breed banteng chromosome 22, ARS-OSU_banteng_1.0, whole genome shotgun sequence:
- the NPRL2 gene encoding GATOR1 complex protein NPRL2, with protein sequence MGSSCRIECIFFSEFHPTLGPKITYQVPEDFISRELFDTVQVYIITKPELQNKLITVTAMEKKLIGCPVCIEHKKYSRNALLFNLGFVCDAQAKTCALEPIVKKLAGYLTTLELESSFVSTEESKQKLVPIMTILLEELNASGRCTLPIDESNTIHLKVIEQRPDPPVAQEYDVPVFTKDKEDFFNSQWDLTTQQILPYIDGFRHVQKISAEADVELNLVRIAIQNLLYYGVVTLVSILQYSNVYCPTPKVQDLVDDKSLQEACLSYVTKEGHKRASLRDVFQLYCSLSPGTTVRDLIGRHPQQLQHVDERKLIQFGLMKNLIRRLQKYPVRVSRDERSHPARLYTGCHSYDEICCKTGMSYQELDERLENDPNIIICWK encoded by the exons ATGGGCAGCAGCTGCCGCATCGAATGCATATTCTTCAGCGAGTTTCACCCTACGCTGGGACCCAAGATCACCTATCAG GTCCCTGAGGACTTCATCTCCCGGGAGCTGTTTGACACCGTCCAGGTGTACATCATCACCAAGCCAGAGCTGCAGAACAAGCTCATCACTGT CACAGCCATGGAGAAGAAACTGATAGGCTGCCCCGTGTGCATCGAGCACAAGAAGTATAGCCGCAATGCCCTGCTGTTCAACTTAGGCTTTGTGTGTGACGCCCAAGCCAAGACCTGTGCCCTTGAGCCCATCGTCAAAAAGCTGGCTGGCTACCTGACCACACTGGAG CTAGAGAGCAGCTTCGTGTCCACGGAGGAGAGCAAGCAGAAGTTGGTGCCCATCATGACCATCCTGCTGGAGGAGTTAAATGCCTCAGGCCGGTGCACTCTGCCCATCG ATGAATCCAACACCATCCACTTGAAGGTGATTGAGCAGAGGCCTGACCCTCCTGTGGCCCAGGAGTATGATGTGCCTGTCTTTACCAAAGACAAGGAGGATTTCTTCAACTCACAATGGGACCTCACCACACAGCAG ATCCTGCCCTACATTGACGGTTTCCGCCACGTCCAGAAGATCTCAGCCGAGGCAGACGTGGAGCTCAACTTGGTGCGCATTGCCATCCAGAACCTGCT GTACTATGGCGTTGTGACACTGGTGTCCATCCTCCAG TACTCCAATGTGTACTGCCCGACACCTAAAGTCCAGGACCTGGTGGACGACAAGTCCCTGCAGGAGGCGTGTCTATCCTATGTGACCAAGGAAG GGCACAAGAGGGCCAGTCTCCGGGATGTATTCCAGTTGTACTGCAGCCTGAGCCCTGGAACTACTGTGAGAGATCTCATTGGCCGCCACCCCCAACAGCTGCAGCACGTTGATGAACG GAAGCTGATCCAGTTTGGGCTTATGAAGAACCTCATCCGGCGACTACAGAAGTATCCTGTGCGGGTGTCTCGGGATGAGCGGAGCCACCCTGCCAGGCTATACACAGGCTGCCACAGCTACGATGAGATCTGTTGCAAGACAG GCATGAGCTACCAAGAGCTGGATGAACGGCTGGAAAACGACCCCAACATCATCATCTGCTGGAAGTGA
- the ZMYND10 gene encoding zinc finger MYND domain-containing protein 10 isoform X1: MGDLELLLPGEADVLVRGLRSFQLRDMGSRGWNQQHENLEKLNMQAILDATASQGEPIQELLVTHGKIPTLVEELIAVEMWKQKVFPVLCKLEDFKPQNTFPIYMVLHHEASIINLLETVFFHKEVCESAEDTVLDLVDYCHRKLTLLVAQSGRGAPPEEESQHSSPMQELQKQAELMEFEIALKALSVLRYITDCVDSLSLSTLSRMLSTHNLPCLLVELLEHSPWSRREGGKLQQFESGRWQTVTPSEQQKLSKLDGQVWIALYNLLLSPEARARYCLTSFAKGQLLKLRAFLTDTLLDQLPNLADLQGFLAHLALTEAQPPKKDLVLEQIPEIWERLERENKGKWQAIAKHQLRHVFSPSEQDLRLQARRWAETYRLDVLEAVAPERPRCAYCSAEASKRCSRCQNEWYCCRECQVKHWEKHGKACVLAVQGDRAK, translated from the exons ATGGGCgacctggagctgctgctgccggGCGAGGCTGATGTGCTAGTACGGGGACTGCGCAGCTTCCAGCTGCGCGATATGGGCTCCAGAGG GTGGAACCAGCAGCATGAGAACCTGGAGAAACTGAACATGCAGGCCATCCTCGATGCCACGGCCAGCCAGGGAGAGCCCATCCAGGAGCTGCTGGTCACCCATGGGAAG ATCCCGACGCTGGTGGAAGAGCTGATTGCAGTGGAGATGTGGAAGCAGAAggtgttccctgtgctgtgcaagcTGGAGGACTTCAAGCCCCAGAACACGTTTCCCATCTACATGGTG TTACACCACGAGGCCTCCATCATCAACCTCCTGGAGACAGTGTTCTTCCACAAG GAGGTGTGCGAGTCAGCGGAGGACACTGTCTTGGACCTGGTGGACTACTGCCACCGCAAACTGACTCTCCTGGTGGCCCAGAGTGGCCGTGGTGCCCCTCCTGAGGAGGAGTCCCAGCACAGCAGCCCCATGCAG gagctgCAGAAGCAGGCAGAGCTGATGGAATTTGAGATTGCGCTGAAGGCCCTCTCAGTGCTTCGCTACATCACAGACTGTGTGGACAG CCTTTCCCTGAGCACCTTGAGCCGCATGCTCAGCACCCACAACCTGCCCTGTCTCCTGGTGGAATTACTGGAGCACAGTCCCTGGAGCCGACGGGAAGGAG GCAAGCTGCAGCAATTTGAGAGCGGCCGTTGGCAGACAGTGACCCCCTCAGAGCAGCAAAAACTGAGCAAGTTGGATGGGCAGGTGTGGATCGCCCTATACAACCTGCTGTTAAGCCCTGAGGCCCGGGCCCGCTACTGCCTCACAAGCTTTGCCAAAGGACAGCTACTCAAG CTTCGGGCCTTCCTCACAGACACACTGCTCGACCAGCTGCCCAACCTGGCAGACCTGCAGGGTTTCCTCGCTCACCTGGCCCTGACTGAAGCCCAGCCCCCTAAGAAGGACCTGGTGTTGGAACAG ATCCCAGAAATCTGGGAGCGGCTAGAGCGAGAGAACAAAGGCAAGTGGCAGGCTATCGCCAAGCATCAGCTGCGGCATGTATTCAGCCCCTCGGAGCAGGACCTGAGGCTGCAGGCACGAAG GTGGGCTGAGACCTACAGACTGGATGTGCTCGAGGCAGTGGCTCCAGAGCGGCCCCGCTGTGCCTACTGCAGTGCAGAGGCCTCCAAGCGTTGCTCCCGGTGCCAGAATGAGTGGTATTGCTGCAG GGAGTGCCAAGTCAAGCACTGGGAGAAGCATGGAAAGGCTTGtgtcctggcagtccagggggaCAGAGCCAAGTGA
- the ZMYND10 gene encoding zinc finger MYND domain-containing protein 10 isoform X2, with product MWKQKVFPVLCKLEDFKPQNTFPIYMVLHHEASIINLLETVFFHKEVCESAEDTVLDLVDYCHRKLTLLVAQSGRGAPPEEESQHSSPMQELQKQAELMEFEIALKALSVLRYITDCVDSLSLSTLSRMLSTHNLPCLLVELLEHSPWSRREGGKLQQFESGRWQTVTPSEQQKLSKLDGQVWIALYNLLLSPEARARYCLTSFAKGQLLKLRAFLTDTLLDQLPNLADLQGFLAHLALTEAQPPKKDLVLEQIPEIWERLERENKGKWQAIAKHQLRHVFSPSEQDLRLQARRWAETYRLDVLEAVAPERPRCAYCSAEASKRCSRCQNEWYCCRECQVKHWEKHGKACVLAVQGDRAK from the exons ATGTGGAAGCAGAAggtgttccctgtgctgtgcaagcTGGAGGACTTCAAGCCCCAGAACACGTTTCCCATCTACATGGTG TTACACCACGAGGCCTCCATCATCAACCTCCTGGAGACAGTGTTCTTCCACAAG GAGGTGTGCGAGTCAGCGGAGGACACTGTCTTGGACCTGGTGGACTACTGCCACCGCAAACTGACTCTCCTGGTGGCCCAGAGTGGCCGTGGTGCCCCTCCTGAGGAGGAGTCCCAGCACAGCAGCCCCATGCAG gagctgCAGAAGCAGGCAGAGCTGATGGAATTTGAGATTGCGCTGAAGGCCCTCTCAGTGCTTCGCTACATCACAGACTGTGTGGACAG CCTTTCCCTGAGCACCTTGAGCCGCATGCTCAGCACCCACAACCTGCCCTGTCTCCTGGTGGAATTACTGGAGCACAGTCCCTGGAGCCGACGGGAAGGAG GCAAGCTGCAGCAATTTGAGAGCGGCCGTTGGCAGACAGTGACCCCCTCAGAGCAGCAAAAACTGAGCAAGTTGGATGGGCAGGTGTGGATCGCCCTATACAACCTGCTGTTAAGCCCTGAGGCCCGGGCCCGCTACTGCCTCACAAGCTTTGCCAAAGGACAGCTACTCAAG CTTCGGGCCTTCCTCACAGACACACTGCTCGACCAGCTGCCCAACCTGGCAGACCTGCAGGGTTTCCTCGCTCACCTGGCCCTGACTGAAGCCCAGCCCCCTAAGAAGGACCTGGTGTTGGAACAG ATCCCAGAAATCTGGGAGCGGCTAGAGCGAGAGAACAAAGGCAAGTGGCAGGCTATCGCCAAGCATCAGCTGCGGCATGTATTCAGCCCCTCGGAGCAGGACCTGAGGCTGCAGGCACGAAG GTGGGCTGAGACCTACAGACTGGATGTGCTCGAGGCAGTGGCTCCAGAGCGGCCCCGCTGTGCCTACTGCAGTGCAGAGGCCTCCAAGCGTTGCTCCCGGTGCCAGAATGAGTGGTATTGCTGCAG GGAGTGCCAAGTCAAGCACTGGGAGAAGCATGGAAAGGCTTGtgtcctggcagtccagggggaCAGAGCCAAGTGA
- the RASSF1 gene encoding ras association domain-containing protein 1 isoform X1, with protein sequence MSAEPELIELRELAPERCAAPGRTRLERANALRIAPGTARNAARQQVPGRGHRFQPAGPATHTWCDLCGDFIWGVVRKGLQCAHCKFTCHYRCRALVSLDCCGPRDLGWEPALERDTNVDEPVEWETPDLSQAEIEQKIKEYNGQINSNLFMSLNKDGSYTGFIKVQLKLVRPVSVPSSKKPPSLQDARRGPGRGTAVKRRTSFYLPKDAVKHLHVLSRTRAREVIEALLRKFLVVDDPRKFALFERAERHGQVYLRKLSDDEQPLRLRLLAGPSEKALSFVLKENDSGEVNWDAFSMPELHNFLRILQREEEEHLRQILQKYSYCRQKIQEALHACPLG encoded by the exons ATGTCCGCTGAGCCTGAGCTCATTGAACTGCGGGAACTGGCACCCGAACGGTGCGCCGCCCCGGGGCGCACCCGGCTTGAGCGTGCCAATGCATTGCGCATCGCGCCGGGCACAGCGCGCAACGCCGCAAGGCAGCAGGTCCCGGGCCGGGGCCACCGCTTCCAGCCCGCGGGGCCCGCTACGCACACGTGGTGTGACCTGTGTGGCGACTTCATCTGGGGCGTCGTGCGCAAGGGTCTGCAGTGCGCGC ATTGCAAGTTCACCTGCCACTACCGCTGCCGCGCGCTCGTCTCCCTAGACTGCTGCGGGCCCCGGGACCTGGGCTGGGAACCGGCGCTGGAGCGGGACACGAATGTG GACGAGCCCGTGGAGTGGGAGACACCTGACCTTTCTCAAGCTGAGATCGAGCAGAAGATCAAGGAGTATAATGGCCAGATCAACAGCAACTTGTTCATGAGTCTG AACAAGGATGGCTCCTACACAGGCTTCATCAAGGTTCAACTGAAGCTGGTGCGCCCTGTCTCAGTTCCCTCCAGCAAGAAGCCACCCTCCCTGCAGGATGCCCGGCGAGGCCCAGGGCGGGGCACAGCTGTGAAACGCCGCACCTCCTTCTACCTGCCCAAGGATGCTGTCAAGCACCTGCACGTGTTGTCACGCACGCGGGCACGTGAGGTCATCGAGGCCCTGTTGCGTAAATTCCTGGTGGTGGATGACCCTCGCAAGTTTGCACTCTTTGAGCGGGCTGAGCGCCATGGCCAAG TGTACCTCCGGAAGCTGTCCGATGATGAGCAGCCCCTACGCCTCCGGCTCCTTGCAGGGCCCAGTGAGAAGGCCCTAAGCTTTGTGCTGAAGGAGAATGACTCTGGGGAGGTGAAT TGGGACGCTTTCAGCATGCCTGAGCTACACAACTTTCTGCGCATCCTGCAGCGGGAGGAAGAGGAACACCTCCGCCAGATCCTGCAGAAGTACTCCTATTGTCGCCAGAAGATCCAGGAAGCCCTGCACGCCTGCCCCCTGGGGTGA
- the RASSF1 gene encoding ras association domain-containing protein 1 isoform X2, whose amino-acid sequence MGEADAGTPSFEMTWNSTTSSGYCSQEDSDSELEQYFTARTSLARRPRRDQDEPVEWETPDLSQAEIEQKIKEYNGQINSNLFMSLNKDGSYTGFIKVQLKLVRPVSVPSSKKPPSLQDARRGPGRGTAVKRRTSFYLPKDAVKHLHVLSRTRAREVIEALLRKFLVVDDPRKFALFERAERHGQVYLRKLSDDEQPLRLRLLAGPSEKALSFVLKENDSGEVNWDAFSMPELHNFLRILQREEEEHLRQILQKYSYCRQKIQEALHACPLG is encoded by the exons ATGGGTGAGGCGGACGCGGGAACGCCTTCCTTCGAGATGACTTGGAACAGCACGACAAGCAGTGGCTACTGCAGCCAGGAGGACTCGGACTCAGAGCTCGAGCAGTACTTCACTGCGCGTACCTCGCTGGCGCGCAGGCCGCGTCGGGACCAG GACGAGCCCGTGGAGTGGGAGACACCTGACCTTTCTCAAGCTGAGATCGAGCAGAAGATCAAGGAGTATAATGGCCAGATCAACAGCAACTTGTTCATGAGTCTG AACAAGGATGGCTCCTACACAGGCTTCATCAAGGTTCAACTGAAGCTGGTGCGCCCTGTCTCAGTTCCCTCCAGCAAGAAGCCACCCTCCCTGCAGGATGCCCGGCGAGGCCCAGGGCGGGGCACAGCTGTGAAACGCCGCACCTCCTTCTACCTGCCCAAGGATGCTGTCAAGCACCTGCACGTGTTGTCACGCACGCGGGCACGTGAGGTCATCGAGGCCCTGTTGCGTAAATTCCTGGTGGTGGATGACCCTCGCAAGTTTGCACTCTTTGAGCGGGCTGAGCGCCATGGCCAAG TGTACCTCCGGAAGCTGTCCGATGATGAGCAGCCCCTACGCCTCCGGCTCCTTGCAGGGCCCAGTGAGAAGGCCCTAAGCTTTGTGCTGAAGGAGAATGACTCTGGGGAGGTGAAT TGGGACGCTTTCAGCATGCCTGAGCTACACAACTTTCTGCGCATCCTGCAGCGGGAGGAAGAGGAACACCTCCGCCAGATCCTGCAGAAGTACTCCTATTGTCGCCAGAAGATCCAGGAAGCCCTGCACGCCTGCCCCCTGGGGTGA
- the TUSC2 gene encoding tumor suppressor candidate 2, which yields MGASGSKARGLWPFTSAAGGGGPEAAVAEQALVRPRGRVVPPFVFTRRGSMFYDEDGDLAHEFYEETIVTKNGQKRAKLRRVHKNLIPQGTVKLDPPRIHVDFPVILYEV from the exons ATGGGCGCCAGCGGCTCCAAAGCTCGGGGCCTGTGGCCCTTCACCTcggcggcggggggcggcggcCCAGAGGCGGCGGTCGCTGAGCAAGCTTTGGTGCGACCGCGAGGCCGAGTCGTGCCCCCCTTCGTATTCACGCGCCGCGG CTCCATGTTCTATGACGAGGATGGGGATCTGGCTCACGAATTCTATGAGGAGACAATCGTCACCAAGAACGGGCAGAAGCGGGCCAAGCTGAGGCGGGTGCATAAGAACCTGATTCCTCAG GGCACCGTGAAGTTGGATCCCCCCCGCATCCACGTGGATTTCCCTGTGATCCTCTATGAGGTGTGA